The following coding sequences are from one Phycisphaerae bacterium window:
- a CDS encoding DUF488 family protein, with translation MSARSDAVLHEVWCLNMAIRTKRWDDPREPEDGYRVLITRYRPRALPKADETWEAWLPNLAPSAELHAAFYGKGRPPIGWQQYRARYLREMKEQISTITELAKRAANGETITLLCSSACILESRCHRSLLKALIEEHMAIPCS, from the coding sequence GTGTCTGCACGATCCGACGCGGTCTTGCATGAGGTGTGGTGCCTGAACATGGCAATACGAACCAAGCGATGGGACGACCCTCGGGAGCCGGAGGATGGCTATCGCGTGCTGATCACGCGATACCGGCCGCGGGCGCTGCCAAAGGCGGACGAAACATGGGAGGCATGGCTGCCGAATCTCGCGCCGAGTGCCGAGTTGCACGCAGCCTTCTACGGCAAAGGCAGACCGCCGATTGGCTGGCAACAATATCGAGCTCGATACCTAAGAGAGATGAAGGAGCAGATCTCCACGATAACGGAATTGGCCAAACGAGCGGCCAATGGTGAGACGATCACGCTGCTTTGTTCATCTGCCTGCATCCTGGAATCGCGGTGCCATCGATCACTCTTGAAGGCCCTTATCGAAGAGCACATGGCGATTCCCTGTAGCTGA